Genomic segment of Candidatus Palauibacter polyketidifaciens:
CCGGTCGACCGCGTCGCGCTCCAGGCCGGCTTCGACGAGGATGTCGGCGAGGCGTTCCCGCCCCAGCGACCCCTTCCCGCCCAGGGCGGCGAAGTACTCGAGGTTCTCGAGCCCGCTGAGGTTGCGGTACAGCATCACCTGTTCCGGGATGTAGGCGAGCCGGCGCTTCGTCTCGCGGTCGTGGGTCGACACGTCCATGCCGGACACCAGGGCCTGGCCTCCGGAGGGCGGCACGAAGCCCAGGAAAAGGTTGATCGTCGTGGTCTTCCCCGCCCCGTTGGGGCCGAGGAGGCAGTAGACCTCTCCCGGCTCGATGGCCAGGTCGAGTGAATCGAGGGCCTGCGTGGCACCATAGCGCTTGCTGAGCCCGCGGGCCTCGAGAAGGGGCGGTTGTCCCGCTCCCGATTCGGCGGTCTGCATGGATCTCCATCTCTCGCGTTGGCCGCGCCGTCACCGGCGCGGGCGACAAGTCTCCTGCCGGTCTCCGGACCGGCAGTGCGGCTTCGCTACAGACTTTCGCTACAGAGAGATGGGAAGCGGAGGAGCCCGGCTACGGTGGGGGGAGAGATGGGCGGCCCGGGCATTCAGCCGGTGCCCCCGAAGCGCCGGAGCCGGCACGAGACGCGGTTCGATGACGGTCGGCGTCGCCGAGGACACCACGGGGTCCGCCTTGTGCGCCAGTTCGCAGATCGAACACGCCGCCGGGGAATCGGCCGCGTCGTCGTGTGAATGCGTACCCTCCGCGAGGCCGACGACGACGAGCGAAAGGGCGACCAGGACTCCGGACAGCAAGCGCATGCGGCGCCTGGATCGTCCGGCATCGACCTGGTTTGCCATGGCTCCCCTTCCGTCCCGCGGATCGGCGCGCCGGACCGCCCGAGAGCGGCCGCGGCGGCGGCACCTTAGAGAACGCGCGGCACCCGGTCAACGTTGAGCCGCGGGCACCCGCGCGGCACGCGCTGGCGGACGCTCAGCCGCCGAGAGTGCCCGCTTCAGATCGGCCTCCAGGTCCTCACAGGCCTCGATCCCCACGGACAACCGGAGCAGTCCCTCGCCGATCCCCGCCGCCCGGCGGGCGGGTTCATCCATCGACGCGTGCGTCATCGTCCAGGGGTGCGCGACCAGGCTCTCGACGCCACCCAGCGACTCGGCCAGGGCGAAGTACTCGAGCACGTCCACGAAGGCGTCCACCGCCGCCCGTCCGCCGCGCAGTTCGAACGAAACGAGGCTGCCCCACCCCGTCTGCTGCCGCCGCGCGATATCGTGCCCCGGGTGATCGGGCAGGCTCGGGTGATAGACGCGCGTGACGACGTCGCTGCGGTCCAGCAGATCCACGATGCGGAGCGCGTTCGCCTCGTGCATGCAGCTGCGCGCGTGGAGGGTCCGCATTCCCCTGAGCGTCAGATACGAGTCGAACGGAGCCCCCGACACACCCATGACGTTGGTCCACCAGGCGATTTCTTCGAGCAGATCCTCATCCGCGGCGACCACCGCCCCGCCCACCACGTCTCCGTGGCCGTTCAGGAACTTCGTCGTCGAGTGCACGACGAGATCGGCGCCGAACTCCAACGGGCGCTGGTTGACGGGCGAGAGGAAGGTGTTGTCGGCCACGCAGATCGCCCCGATGTCGCGCGCCACTCGCACCCACGCGGCGATGTCGGTGATCCGCAGGCGTGGGTTGCTGGGCGTCTCGATCCAGATCATCCGGGGCCGGAGTCGGCGCGCGAGTTCGAGCGATGCGGACTCCCACGGGTCGATGAACTCGACGCGATACCCGCCACGGTTCGCCTCGGCGGAGAAGAGGCGGTGGCTGCCTCCGTAGCAGTCGCGAGGCGCCAGGAGCAGATCGCCCGCTGAAAGCAGGCGCGTCGACACGGCGATGGCCGACATTCCTGACGACGTGATCACGGCACCGCACCCTCCCTCGAGTTCGGCGATCGTTTCGGCCGCGAGATCCCGCGTCGGGTTGGCTGTGCGGGTGTAGTCGTACTTCGCGTATACGCCCGGCGCGTCGAAGACGAAGTTCGTGGAGAGATGGATCGGTGGCATGACCGCCCGATGGGCGGTGTCGACGCCAAGCCCCGCCCGCACAGCGCGTGTGACGGGGGACGAGGCAACGCGAGCGGCAGAGCGGTGGGTCATGGTGACCTCTCCGAGTCTCGAGTGTACCTCATCGGACTCCGGAGATTCGACACCCTGTGACTGCGGCTACCGCCCCGAAGGGCGGCGGGCGGTTCATCTTCACGGTGGAAGCGAGTCCACCGCAGGAGTTGGCACCTTTGCGGGAATGCCACTTCCCGCAGGTTGCCCCGGCGTCAACGGGCCTGTCCCTCAGCCGGTCTCGATGAGTTGTCGTGCGGGCAGTTTTACGGGAGTGGCCATCGGATGTCAACTAATACGGCGTCCTGTCCCGCTTCCGGGTCCAGCGCTCGAAAGCGTCCCGCGCCCCGTCGGAACGGATCGCACGAGCGGGACGATCCGGCGCTCCTCGGGCGGTCGCAGGCGGCCAACCAACACTTTTGATACACCCAACCATCGGTTTTGACATTGTCGAGAGCCTCACGTGGCTTTCGGTTTTTTCCCTCGTGTGAACCGATCCAGGTCAGGCGTGGATCGTAAGGCGACGGCGGAGAGCAGACGCACGGGGACATGCGACGACCACGGGCCAGATCATACAAGGGCTTGATCGCCATCTGCTGCACGGCGTGGATCGCGGCGAACGGGCGCGTGTCCGCACAGGCGGGCCGCCTGGTGCTAACCGAATCCGGCAGGCACGTAATGCCCGGGCACATCCTCGTTCGCGGCGGCGCGCTGTCTCCGCGAGGGGATGCCAGCCTGTTCTGGAGTGGCGATACGGTCTGGGTCGCATCGACGCGCCACGCCGAGGCACGCGCCGTGTGCCCCGAGAGGATCCGCGCGCCGCTCGGAGCGGCGTTCGTGAGCACCCCGGCGGCGGGAGGAGCGCCCGTCATCGAGATCATCGACGGGGGCATGGCGGGGGCGGATGAGCCGCGGATCATCCGCTTCTCCGATGACCAATGCCGCGCGACCGCCTGGACCGGCCCCGACCCGAGCCTGCCCGCTGCTCGTGACGCGGCCGGCTGGGTGTCCGCCAGCGGGACGGACCGCGGCGGGTCCGACGGAATCCCGACGACGCGGGTCTCGCTCGTGAGGGACGGCGGCACACCCTTCTCCGCGTCGAGCGTGGATCTGCCG
This window contains:
- a CDS encoding ABC transporter ATP-binding protein, encoding MQTAESGAGQPPLLEARGLSKRYGATQALDSLDLAIEPGEVYCLLGPNGAGKTTTINLFLGFVPPSGGQALVSGMDVSTHDRETKRRLAYIPEQVMLYRNLSGLENLEYFAALGGKGSLGRERLADILVEAGLERDAVDRRVSEYSKGMRQKVGIAIAMAKEADALLLDEPTSGLDPKASNEFSALIERLRNDGVAVLMATHDLFRAKETGTRVGIMRYGSLVTELGTDEIGHADLERVYLEHMHD
- the metB gene encoding cystathionine gamma-synthase, which codes for MTHRSAARVASSPVTRAVRAGLGVDTAHRAVMPPIHLSTNFVFDAPGVYAKYDYTRTANPTRDLAAETIAELEGGCGAVITSSGMSAIAVSTRLLSAGDLLLAPRDCYGGSHRLFSAEANRGGYRVEFIDPWESASLELARRLRPRMIWIETPSNPRLRITDIAAWVRVARDIGAICVADNTFLSPVNQRPLEFGADLVVHSTTKFLNGHGDVVGGAVVAADEDLLEEIAWWTNVMGVSGAPFDSYLTLRGMRTLHARSCMHEANALRIVDLLDRSDVVTRVYHPSLPDHPGHDIARRQQTGWGSLVSFELRGGRAAVDAFVDVLEYFALAESLGGVESLVAHPWTMTHASMDEPARRAAGIGEGLLRLSVGIEACEDLEADLKRALSAAERPPARAARVPAAQR